A stretch of DNA from Pseudonocardia hierapolitana:
GCATCCTCGCACCGGCCGCCGCGACCACCGTCGCGGCACCGCGACGAACCTCCCGGTAACCTCGGGAGGTGAGATGGCGGTGAGCCGCGCGGGCCACCGCTATCGGGGGAGGTCGGGATGACACGGCTGCGGGCGATCGCTCCGCTGCTCGTGGCCGCGGTGCTCACCGCGATCGCGGTGGTCACGGTCAAGAGCGCGGGATGCGACGACCCCGGGCGCTACGAGCTGGTGGCCGGCGGCTACCAGCTGGTGGGCGGCTGCATCGCGCCCGGCGACATCGTGGTGCCCGAGCCGGCCCCGGTGCCCGCACCGCTGCCCGCCGCAGGCGAGGCCCCCGAGAAGGGCTAGCACCACCGCCGGATACCGGGCGCGTTCCGCGCGGAACGGCCGTGATCAGCGGTTCGGCGCGAACGCGGCGGAATCCGGCCGTTCTCGCACCGACCTGCCGATCACGAGGCCACCGGAGGGGCTGGTCTCAGCCCGCGGCCGTCAACGCCTGCCTGAGGTCCTCGGCCAGGTCCTCGACGTCCTCGATGCCCACGGAGAGGCGCACGAGGTCGTCCGGCACCTCGAGCGCCGAGCCGGCCACGGAGGCGTGCGTCATGGCCCCCGGGTGCTCGATGAGCGACTCGACGCCGCCGAGCGACTCGGCGAGCGTGAAGATCTCGGTGGCCGCGCACACCCGCAGCGCCGCCTCCCGGCCGCCCGCCACGGTGAACGACACCATCCCGCCGAAGCGACGCATCTGCTTGGCGGCCACCTCGTGGCCGGGGTGCTCGGCGAAGCCGGGGTAGAACACCCGGGTGACGGCCGGGTGGGCGGCCAGCAGCTCGACGATCCGCTCGGCGTTGTCGCTGTGCCGCTCCATCCGCACCGCGAGGGTCTTGGCGCCCCGGAGCGTGAGCCACGCGTCGAACGGCCCCGGCACCGAGCCCACGGCGTTCTGGGTGAAGCGGACTGCCTCGGCGAGCTCGTCGTCGCTGGTGACGAGGGCCCCGCCGACCACGTCGGAGTGCCCGCCGATGTACTTGGTGGTGGAGTGCAGCACCACGTCGGCGCCGAGGGCGAGCGGCTGCTGCAGGTACGGCGAGGCGAACGTGTTGTCGACGACGAGCCGCGCGCCCGCGGTCCGCGCCACGTCGGCGACCGCTGCGATGTCGGCGATCCCGAGCAGCGGGTTCGTGGGCGTCTCGCACCACACGGCACGGGTCGTGGGCCGCAGGGCAGCACGCAGCGCGGCGATGTCGCCGAGGTCGACCGGCGTGTACTCCACGCCCCAGAGCGTCAGCACCTTGTCGACCAGCCGGAACGTACCGCCGTACGCGTCGTGCGGGATGACGACGTGGTCACCCGGCTTGAGCAGCACCCGCAGCAGCACGTCGGAGGCACCCATCCCGGAGCCGAACGCGACGGCGTGCCGGCCGCCCTCCAGCGCCGCGAGGCACTCCTGCAGGGCGGTGCGGGTGGGGTTGGCGCTGCGCGAGTACTCGTAGCCGGACCGCAGGCCGCCGACGCCGTCCTGGGCGAACGTCGACGACACGTGGATCGGGGTGATCACGTCGCCCGTGGTGGGGTCCGGGTCCTGGCCGGCGTGGATCGCGTTGGTCGAGAAGCCGCGCATGACGCAACGCTACGCGCGCGCCGACGGCGGGAGCTCCCGGGCCGGCGTCGACGCGTGTGACCCGCCCCGCCGAACCGCCCGGGTGAACGGGACCCCGCTCCCTGGTCCCCGGGACACCGGGCGCACGAGGTTCCTCCTCGACCGCCGGGCGACGGGCCCGGCAGCGAGGCAGGAGTCGACATGCAGACCGAACCGATCGAGGCGGTCCGGGCCGACCGCGGACGCGCCCGGCGCCCCGGGCGCGGGTGGGCGGCAGCGGGCGTGCTGGCCGGGGTGGCGGGATTCGCCGCGATGGAGGTGGAGAGCCGCTTCGCGCCGGACGACCCCGCGGCGAACGTCGACGCGGCGGTGCTCGTGAACGGCTACGTGCAGCACGGGCCGGGGAGGCTCGCCCTGGTGCTGGGGCTGTTCGTGGTGGCGGCGTTCGCCGTGGTGGTGTTCGGGGCCGGGCTGCGCCGGGCGCTGGCCGCCCAGTGCCCGGCGGGCAGCCTGGTGCCCGACGTCGCCGGCGCGGGCACGCTGCTGGTCGCGGCACTGTGCTTCGTGGGCTCCGGCCCGACCACGGAGGTGTTCTTCGCACTGCTGCACGCCGAGGAGAGCGATCCCGACATCACGGCGTCCCTGGTGCGCACGATGGACACGCTGCCCTGGGTGTGGGGTGGGCTCGCGCTGACGGTCGCGGCGGTGGCCTTCGGATCGCTGCGCCACGGTGCCGCCCCGCGCTGGCTCGGCGTGGTGAGCATCGTATTCACCGTCCTGGTGGGCGGTCTCGCGATGGCGCCGCTGCAGTACCTCGCCGGCATGGTCGGGGCGATCTGGCTGGTGCTCGCCGGCGTGGCCTACCTCACGGCCCGTGGTGCCCGGGCTGCGACGATGGGGGCATGACGGCAGAGCGAGCGGGCCGGCGCCGTCGTGCGGGGGAGGCACGCAGGGAGCGGGGGACGAGCGACCGAGCACCGGAGGAGCACGACGGAGCCTCGGACGGCCCGCGAGCGCATGCTGTCAGACACAGCCCTGTCGCCGCCGTGGTCGTGGCCGCCACCTCGTGGCTGCTCGCCGCGCTCGCCGTCCTCTCGCTCCCGTGGGCGGAGCTCTACGAGGGCGGCGAGGCGCTGTTCTTCGTGGTGGACGTCGTGGTGGCGGTGGTGTACGGCCTGCTGGCGTGGGTCCTGCTCGCCCGTCGCGCGGTGGCCGTGGCGTGGTGGGTGGCGCTCGCCGCGGTCGGCGACGGGATCGCCGCATTCGCCGCCGGGTACTCCCGGGCCACGGTGCAGGGCCTCCCGCTGCCCGGGGCGGACGCGGTGGCGTCACTGACGTCCGTGGCGTGGGTGCCGGGCACGGCCGGGCTGATCGTCGTGGTGCCGTGGCTGGTGCGCGACGGGGCGTTGTCCCGCCCGGCGCGGGCGGGGGTGTGGACGGGCACCGCCGCGTGCGTCGCGATCACGGCGGCGCGGGTGCTCGTGCCGGACGCCGAGGCGGCGACGGGGATCGCCGCGGTGGCGGGCTCGCTGCCCGTGCAGATGGGCACGATCGTGGTGCTCGGCGCGCTGGCGACCGCCGACGCAGCCCGTCGCTGGCTGCGCGGCACCCCCGCCACCCGCCGGGGCCTGGGCTGGCTCACGCTGGGCTCGGGGCTGATGGCCCTGTCGTTCGTGCCGCTGGCGCTGCCGCTCCCGCTGGCGATGGCGCTGGTCGACCCCGGGATCGTGCCTGCGGTCCAGCTCGCGGCGCAGGCGTTCTTCCCCGCCGCGATCCTCGTCGTGGTGCTGCGCCAGCAGCTGTGGGGCATCGACCTCGTGGTGAGCCGCACCCTGGTGTGGGGGCTGCTGACCGCGGGCTCGGTGGTCGCCTACCTGCTGATCGTGTTCGTCGCCACCGCCGTGCTGCCGGTCGGCACCGGAGCGGGCGGGGTGCTGGCCGCGGCCGTGCTGGCGGGGCTCGCCGTGCCGGCGCGGGCGTGGCTGCAGCGCCGGGTCGACCTGCTCGTGCGCGGCCCGTCCGCGGCGCCCGGCGCCGGCGCCGAGCGGATCGGGCTGCGGCTGGGCAGCGCCGCGGCGCCCGCGGAGCTGGTGCACAGCGTGCTGGAGCCGGTGGTCGAGGCGCTGCGCGGGGAGGGCGCCGAGGTGCGGCTCGACGACGGCAGGCAGCTGGCGGCGGTGGGCGCGGTGGGGGGCCCACCGCTCACCGTCGGGCTGGCGGCGGCCGGGGAGCACGTCGGCGAGCTGGCGGTCTGGGGCGCGCCCGGCGA
This window harbors:
- a CDS encoding cystathionine gamma-synthase — protein: MRGFSTNAIHAGQDPDPTTGDVITPIHVSSTFAQDGVGGLRSGYEYSRSANPTRTALQECLAALEGGRHAVAFGSGMGASDVLLRVLLKPGDHVVIPHDAYGGTFRLVDKVLTLWGVEYTPVDLGDIAALRAALRPTTRAVWCETPTNPLLGIADIAAVADVARTAGARLVVDNTFASPYLQQPLALGADVVLHSTTKYIGGHSDVVGGALVTSDDELAEAVRFTQNAVGSVPGPFDAWLTLRGAKTLAVRMERHSDNAERIVELLAAHPAVTRVFYPGFAEHPGHEVAAKQMRRFGGMVSFTVAGGREAALRVCAATEIFTLAESLGGVESLIEHPGAMTHASVAGSALEVPDDLVRLSVGIEDVEDLAEDLRQALTAAG
- a CDS encoding ATP-binding protein, coding for MVVAATSWLLAALAVLSLPWAELYEGGEALFFVVDVVVAVVYGLLAWVLLARRAVAVAWWVALAAVGDGIAAFAAGYSRATVQGLPLPGADAVASLTSVAWVPGTAGLIVVVPWLVRDGALSRPARAGVWTGTAACVAITAARVLVPDAEAATGIAAVAGSLPVQMGTIVVLGALATADAARRWLRGTPATRRGLGWLTLGSGLMALSFVPLALPLPLAMALVDPGIVPAVQLAAQAFFPAAILVVVLRQQLWGIDLVVSRTLVWGLLTAGSVVAYLLIVFVATAVLPVGTGAGGVLAAAVLAGLAVPARAWLQRRVDLLVRGPSAAPGAGAERIGLRLGSAAAPAELVHSVLEPVVEALRGEGAEVRLDDGRQLAAVGAVGGPPLTVGLAAAGEHVGELAVWGAPGERLDARTERDLQPLAGVVAAVVRLALLTAELEAARARTLAARAEERRLLRREVHDHLGPVLTGVTLGLQGARNLLAAGDADTAGRLLDGLAGEVERGVQNVRSLARAFLPPLLEERGLASALEDMAARFDSADLAVRAEVDPAAAAALPAPAAVGLYSVAAEAVTNAHRHARAARCVVRLEQAGDGVRLQVTDDGVGIDPDGRPGVGLRAVRERAADLGGVARIGPGPEGGTVVEVTVPAHREAAVLGGAG